In Paraburkholderia caribensis, a single window of DNA contains:
- a CDS encoding ABC transporter ATP-binding protein, producing the protein MKLASIPITLTRCAKTFRGTRVLEPLDLSIGAGETLVLLGPSGCGKTTTLRMIAGLEQPDTGGRVAFGDEDVTALPIEKRQVGMVFQSYALFPNLTVRGNIHYGLKIKRVAADEARQRVDELLSMMRLTGHADKPIDQLSGGQRQRVALARALAPQPRVLLLDEPLTALDARLRDTLRGEMNALLRELGMTTIYVTHDQAEAMELGDRIVVMSAGRIEQIGTPRDIYYRPANRNVAQFVGTINRVAGQARDGMLATTGGAIPLPPTYATRVTPDGDEVFFRPEDAWISELSAAQLRGVVQSAAFLGERTRLTIRDAAPEVIVVDVPGRVELARGTVVGVSVARDGLIALS; encoded by the coding sequence ATGAAACTCGCTTCCATTCCCATCACACTGACGCGCTGCGCGAAGACGTTTCGCGGCACGCGCGTGCTCGAGCCGCTCGATCTGTCGATTGGCGCGGGCGAGACGCTGGTCTTGCTTGGACCTTCGGGTTGCGGCAAGACGACGACGTTACGCATGATTGCCGGTCTCGAACAGCCGGATACAGGCGGGCGCGTTGCGTTTGGCGACGAGGATGTCACGGCGCTGCCCATCGAGAAACGCCAGGTCGGCATGGTGTTCCAGAGTTACGCGCTGTTTCCGAATCTGACCGTGCGCGGCAACATTCACTATGGTCTGAAGATCAAGCGCGTGGCGGCGGACGAGGCGCGGCAGCGGGTGGACGAGTTGCTTTCGATGATGCGGCTCACCGGTCATGCTGACAAACCGATCGATCAACTGTCCGGCGGCCAGCGGCAGCGTGTCGCACTGGCGCGGGCGCTTGCGCCGCAGCCGCGGGTGTTGTTGCTCGACGAGCCGCTGACTGCGCTCGATGCGCGTTTGCGCGACACGTTGCGCGGCGAGATGAATGCGCTGCTGCGCGAGCTTGGGATGACGACGATATATGTGACGCACGATCAGGCTGAGGCGATGGAACTGGGCGACCGCATCGTGGTGATGAGCGCGGGGCGCATCGAGCAGATCGGGACGCCGCGGGATATCTATTACCGGCCAGCGAACCGGAATGTTGCGCAGTTTGTGGGGACTATTAATCGCGTGGCGGGGCAGGCGCGGGATGGAATGCTTGCCACGACGGGTGGCGCTATTCCATTGCCGCCGACGTATGCTACGCGCGTCACGCCTGACGGCGATGAGGTGTTTTTCCGGCCTGAAGATGCGTGGATTTCTGAGCTTTCTGCTGCGCAGTTGCGAGGGGTGGTTCAGAGTGCTGCTTTTTTGGGTGAGCGCACGCGGCTCACTATTCGCGATGCGGCGCCTGAGGTGATCGTGGTTGATGTGCCTGGGAGGGTTGAGCTTGCTCGTGGCACGGTTGTTGGGGTTTCTGTCGCGAGGGATGGGTTGATTGCGTTGTCGTAG
- a CDS encoding ABC transporter permease produces the protein MNSVAQTTNTPQMQHKRVFTLPSLRAWLAAGQWLVTLLLCAFLIVPVVMSIVAGLTVNYFQGIASGLTLRWLGEVWTQYHGSVFLSLEIALATLVITLLTGVPAGYVLARSETRLSRIIEEFLVLPIALPGLASALALLVVYGGFTMFRTSAAFIVVGHVVFTLPFMVRAVAAVCASAGLRTLEEGAASLGASFFQRFITIVLPNVRPGIVAGALAVVTLSIGEFNLTWMLHTPETKTLPVGLADTYASLRIEIGSAYTILFFIMTMPLLVAMQWLGVDATGQRNTRQKKARAVDTSSSSEDQP, from the coding sequence ATGAATTCCGTTGCTCAAACCACGAACACGCCTCAGATGCAGCACAAGCGCGTGTTCACCCTGCCTTCGCTGCGCGCGTGGCTCGCGGCGGGTCAATGGCTCGTCACGCTGCTGTTGTGCGCGTTTCTGATCGTGCCCGTCGTGATGTCGATTGTCGCGGGCCTGACGGTGAACTATTTTCAGGGCATCGCAAGCGGTCTCACGTTGCGCTGGCTCGGCGAAGTGTGGACGCAGTATCACGGGTCCGTGTTCCTGTCGCTCGAAATCGCCCTCGCGACGCTCGTCATCACGCTGCTGACGGGCGTGCCCGCCGGCTACGTGCTGGCGCGCAGCGAGACGCGTCTCTCGCGCATCATCGAAGAATTTCTCGTGCTGCCGATCGCCTTGCCCGGCCTCGCGTCCGCGCTCGCGCTGCTGGTCGTGTATGGCGGCTTCACGATGTTCCGCACGAGCGCCGCGTTCATCGTCGTCGGGCATGTGGTGTTCACGCTGCCGTTCATGGTGCGCGCCGTCGCCGCCGTGTGCGCGAGTGCCGGGCTGCGCACGCTCGAAGAAGGCGCCGCGAGCCTCGGCGCGAGCTTCTTTCAGCGCTTCATCACGATCGTGCTGCCGAACGTGCGGCCCGGCATCGTGGCGGGCGCGCTGGCTGTGGTCACGCTGTCGATCGGCGAATTCAATCTCACGTGGATGCTGCACACGCCCGAGACGAAAACGCTGCCCGTGGGTCTCGCCGATACCTATGCTTCGCTGCGCATCGAGATCGGCAGCGCTTACACCATTCTCTTTTTCATCATGACGATGCCGCTGCTCGTCGCGATGCAATGGCTCGGCGTCGATGCGACGGGTCAGCGCAACACGCGGCAGAAGAAGGCACGCGCCGTCGATACCTCGTCATCCTCAGAAGACCAGCCATGA
- a CDS encoding ABC transporter permease: protein MNDITFPLRWRIALIAPALAVFIAFWLLPMTALVQVSADGHLLKTYGAMLANARYMKSLFATVVLSTAVTATTLALSVISGLLLARREFHGKRTLLALLTFPLAFPGVVVGFMVIMLAGRQGLIGALSLKLTGDKWVFAYSMTGLFIGYLYFSIPRVIVTVMASATKLDASLEEAARSLGASPWRIMRDIVLPALSPGLIAAGAVCFATAMGAFGTAFTLATDIDVLPMTIYTEFTLNANMVTAAGLSIVLGAVTWGVLYVARSVTGSAVAATA, encoded by the coding sequence TTGAACGACATCACGTTCCCGCTGCGCTGGCGCATCGCGTTGATCGCGCCGGCGCTCGCCGTGTTCATCGCCTTCTGGCTGCTGCCGATGACGGCGCTCGTGCAGGTCAGCGCCGACGGTCATCTGCTGAAGACGTACGGCGCGATGCTCGCCAACGCGCGCTACATGAAGAGCCTGTTCGCGACGGTCGTGCTGTCGACGGCCGTGACGGCGACGACGCTAGCGCTCTCGGTGATCTCGGGTCTGCTGCTCGCGCGCCGCGAGTTTCACGGCAAGCGCACGCTGCTCGCGCTACTGACGTTTCCACTCGCGTTTCCGGGCGTGGTGGTCGGCTTCATGGTGATCATGCTGGCGGGCCGTCAGGGTTTGATCGGCGCGCTGTCGCTCAAGCTCACGGGCGACAAGTGGGTCTTCGCGTATTCGATGACGGGTCTCTTTATCGGCTACCTGTATTTCTCGATCCCGCGCGTGATCGTCACGGTGATGGCGTCGGCGACCAAGCTGGATGCGTCGCTCGAAGAAGCCGCGCGCTCGCTCGGCGCGTCGCCGTGGCGGATCATGCGCGACATCGTGCTGCCCGCGCTCTCGCCCGGTCTGATCGCGGCGGGCGCCGTGTGCTTCGCGACGGCGATGGGCGCGTTCGGCACCGCGTTCACGCTCGCCACCGACATCGACGTGCTGCCCATGACCATCTACACCGAGTTCACGCTCAACGCGAACATGGTGACGGCGGCGGGACTGTCGATCGTGCTCGGGGCCGTCACGTGGGGCGTGCTGTACGTCGCGCGCAGCGTTACCGGCTCGGCCGTGGCCGCGACGGCATGA
- a CDS encoding ABC transporter substrate-binding protein, protein MNCRSSIAIAALRVARAALVASSFVLTLAAPQLAHAEETAICYNCPPEWADWASQINAIQQKTGVHVPFDNKNSGQSIAQLMAEQKSPVADVVYLGVSSAFQAKDKGVIAPYKPAHWNDIPANLKDPQGYWFAIHSGTLGFFVNKDALEGKPVPRSWADLLKPEYKGMIGYLDPSSAFVGYAGAVAVNQALGGSFDNFKPGLDWFAKLKANQPIVPKQTAYARVLSGEIPILLDYDFDAYRAKYKDHANVEFVIPKEGTIEVPYVMSLVKGAPHDANGRKVLDFVLSDEGQKLWANAYLRPVRAGTMTADAASKFLPASDYARARAVDFAKMAEKQQAFGEQYLQVMH, encoded by the coding sequence GTGAACTGCCGTTCCTCCATCGCTATTGCAGCGTTGCGCGTGGCGCGCGCCGCATTGGTCGCATCGTCGTTCGTGCTGACGCTGGCCGCACCGCAACTCGCGCACGCCGAAGAAACCGCGATCTGCTACAACTGCCCGCCCGAATGGGCCGACTGGGCGAGTCAGATCAACGCCATCCAGCAAAAGACGGGCGTGCACGTGCCGTTCGACAACAAGAATTCCGGCCAGTCGATCGCGCAATTGATGGCCGAGCAGAAGAGCCCGGTGGCGGACGTCGTTTATCTGGGCGTGTCGTCGGCCTTCCAGGCGAAGGACAAGGGCGTGATCGCGCCGTACAAGCCCGCGCACTGGAACGACATTCCCGCCAACCTGAAAGACCCGCAAGGCTACTGGTTCGCGATCCACTCGGGCACGCTGGGCTTTTTCGTCAACAAGGACGCACTCGAAGGCAAGCCCGTGCCGCGCTCGTGGGCCGACCTGCTGAAGCCCGAGTACAAGGGCATGATCGGCTACCTCGATCCGTCGAGCGCCTTCGTCGGCTATGCGGGCGCCGTTGCCGTGAATCAGGCGCTGGGCGGCAGCTTCGACAACTTCAAGCCAGGCCTCGACTGGTTCGCGAAGCTGAAGGCCAACCAGCCGATCGTGCCGAAGCAGACGGCCTATGCCCGCGTGCTGTCGGGTGAGATTCCCATCCTGCTCGACTACGACTTCGACGCGTACCGCGCGAAGTACAAGGATCACGCGAACGTCGAGTTCGTGATTCCGAAAGAAGGCACGATCGAAGTGCCCTACGTGATGAGCCTCGTGAAGGGTGCGCCGCACGACGCGAACGGCAGGAAGGTGCTTGATTTCGTGTTGTCGGACGAAGGCCAGAAGCTGTGGGCGAACGCGTATCTGCGCCCCGTGCGCGCCGGCACGATGACGGCCGATGCCGCTTCGAAGTTCCTGCCCGCCAGCGACTATGCGCGCGCGCGTGCCGTCGACTTCGCAAAGATGGCCGAGAAGCAGCAGGCCTTCGGCGAGCAGTATCTGCAGGTGATGCATTGA
- a CDS encoding LacI family DNA-binding transcriptional regulator: MTPTIKDVAAHAGFSIATVSRAINAPHTVNPVTLEKVRQSIDALHFRPSPLGRQLRGERSRLIGVVLPTLANPVFAECLQGIDELASAQGYRLMLMTTQYDADRERHAIETLRAQRVEGLILTVADADTHPLLDELDRDGMLYVLMHNDTVRRPSVSVDNRQAAYDGVRMLIAHGHRRILMLAGTLAASDRARLRHLGYTQAMQQAGLAPAPALEIDFNADELAPAVLNHLTTGPNRPTALFCSNDLLAMVVMRGLRRARLQLPGDMSILGFDGLAMGELLSPPLASVCAPNREIGCAAWRRLIARVDGSQPSRVDDALHAPSPSLSQTLPHTLREGATIAAICDTSGAPSSRIVRSTA, from the coding sequence ATGACGCCCACGATCAAGGATGTCGCCGCGCATGCGGGCTTTTCGATCGCGACCGTCTCGCGCGCGATCAACGCGCCGCACACGGTCAACCCCGTGACCCTCGAAAAAGTGCGTCAGTCGATCGACGCCCTCCACTTCCGCCCGAGCCCGCTCGGCCGCCAGTTGCGCGGCGAGCGCTCGCGCCTGATCGGCGTGGTGCTGCCGACGCTCGCCAATCCCGTGTTCGCCGAATGCCTGCAAGGCATCGACGAACTGGCGTCCGCGCAAGGCTACCGGCTGATGCTGATGACCACGCAATACGACGCCGACCGCGAACGCCACGCCATCGAAACGCTGCGCGCACAGCGCGTCGAAGGCCTGATCCTGACGGTGGCCGACGCCGACACCCACCCGCTGCTCGACGAACTGGACCGCGACGGCATGCTGTACGTGCTGATGCACAACGACACCGTGCGCCGCCCCTCCGTGTCCGTCGACAACCGGCAAGCCGCCTACGACGGCGTGCGCATGCTGATCGCGCACGGCCATCGCCGCATTCTGATGCTGGCAGGCACGCTCGCCGCGTCGGACCGCGCGCGGCTGCGCCATCTCGGCTACACGCAGGCGATGCAGCAGGCGGGCCTCGCCCCCGCGCCCGCGCTCGAAATCGATTTCAACGCGGACGAGCTCGCGCCCGCTGTGCTCAACCATCTGACGACGGGCCCGAACCGTCCGACGGCCCTCTTCTGCTCGAACGATCTGCTGGCGATGGTGGTGATGCGCGGCCTGCGCCGCGCGCGTCTGCAACTGCCCGGCGACATGTCGATTCTTGGCTTCGACGGCCTCGCGATGGGCGAGCTGCTGTCGCCGCCGCTCGCTAGCGTGTGTGCGCCGAACCGCGAGATCGGCTGCGCGGCGTGGCGGCGGCTGATCGCGCGTGTCGACGGCTCGCAGCCGTCCCGTGTCGACGACGCGCTGCACGCGCCGTCGCCGTCGCTGTCGCAGACCTTGCCGCACACGCTGCGCGAGGGCGCGACGATCGCGGCGATCTGCGACACGTCGGGCGCACCGTCGAGCCGCATCGTCCGTTCGACGGCCTGA
- a CDS encoding glutathione S-transferase — MQLIGMMDSPYVRRVAISLAMLGLPFEHKSVSVFRHFDTFATINPVVKAPTFIADDGTLLIDSSLILDYLEHLSPPDRRLMPAAPGERLKALNLIGFALAACEKAMQNVYELNLRPAERQHQPWIERVQTQLFAAYDHLETAIAGREGNGWLLGDRLMQPDITLAVTWRFQQFMLPDLVDPARYPALAAFSKRAEALPEFVATPLE; from the coding sequence ATGCAACTAATCGGCATGATGGATTCGCCGTATGTCCGGCGCGTCGCTATTTCACTCGCGATGCTCGGCCTGCCGTTCGAGCACAAGAGCGTATCGGTGTTCCGGCACTTCGACACGTTCGCGACGATCAATCCCGTGGTCAAGGCGCCGACCTTCATCGCCGACGACGGCACGCTGCTGATCGATTCGTCGCTGATCCTCGATTATCTGGAGCATCTAAGCCCGCCCGACAGGCGCCTGATGCCCGCCGCCCCAGGTGAGCGCCTGAAGGCACTGAACCTGATCGGCTTCGCGCTCGCCGCCTGCGAAAAGGCGATGCAAAACGTCTACGAGCTGAACCTGCGTCCCGCCGAGCGCCAGCATCAGCCGTGGATCGAGCGTGTCCAGACGCAGCTGTTCGCCGCATACGACCATCTGGAGACGGCCATCGCGGGCCGCGAAGGAAACGGCTGGCTGCTCGGCGATCGTCTGATGCAGCCGGACATCACGCTGGCCGTCACGTGGCGATTCCAGCAGTTCATGCTGCCCGATCTCGTCGATCCCGCGCGTTACCCGGCGCTGGCCGCCTTCTCGAAGCGTGCCGAAGCGTTGCCGGAATTCGTCGCCACGCCGCTCGAATGA
- a CDS encoding FAD-containing oxidoreductase — protein MPQHFDAIVIGTGQGGSPLAVRLAQSGRNTAVIERDKFGGTCVNVGCTPTKAYVASARTAHVARRAADYGVRIAGDVSVDLAQVKARKDKIIGQSRDGVEKWLRNTGNVTVFKGHARFTGAHALTVTDPESGNVLAELQADEIFINTGTRAVIPKLEGLERIRYHTNSTLLDLTELPEHLAVVGGSYIALEFAQVFRRFGSRVTVIVRGDRVLAREDEDFARNVQKVLTREGIEFRFGAEPSRVEPLHESGDGVRVFFGADAAPLEASHLLFATGRRPNTDDLGLDAAGVNVDKHGTIPVDGQLRTNVPGVWAIGDANGRGAFTHTSYDDYQIVSANLFDGGKRSVDDRIMAYAVFVDPPLARVGMSEHEVRASGRDALIATMPMTRVGRAREKGETDGFMKVLVDNASKQILGATIYGVDGDEAIHTFIDIMTARAPYTTLQFAMHIHPTISELVPTLLDGLAPLK, from the coding sequence ATGCCACAGCATTTCGACGCCATCGTGATCGGCACGGGACAGGGCGGCTCGCCGCTCGCCGTGCGTCTTGCCCAAAGCGGCCGCAACACGGCCGTCATCGAACGCGACAAGTTCGGCGGGACTTGTGTGAACGTCGGCTGCACGCCGACCAAGGCCTATGTGGCGAGCGCGCGCACTGCGCACGTCGCACGCCGCGCGGCCGATTACGGTGTGCGTATCGCGGGCGACGTCAGCGTCGATCTGGCGCAGGTGAAGGCGCGCAAGGACAAGATCATTGGCCAGTCGCGCGACGGCGTCGAAAAGTGGCTGCGCAATACGGGCAATGTCACCGTCTTTAAAGGCCATGCGCGTTTCACCGGCGCGCATGCGCTCACCGTCACCGATCCCGAAAGCGGCAACGTGCTGGCCGAACTGCAGGCCGACGAAATCTTCATCAATACGGGCACGCGCGCCGTCATTCCGAAGCTCGAAGGACTCGAGCGCATCCGCTATCACACCAACTCGACGCTGCTCGATCTGACTGAACTGCCTGAGCATCTGGCCGTCGTCGGCGGCAGTTATATCGCGCTCGAATTCGCGCAGGTGTTCCGCCGCTTCGGCAGCCGCGTGACGGTGATCGTGCGTGGCGATCGCGTGCTTGCGCGCGAGGACGAAGACTTCGCTCGCAATGTGCAGAAAGTGCTCACGCGCGAGGGCATCGAATTCCGCTTCGGCGCCGAGCCCTCGCGTGTCGAGCCGTTGCACGAGAGCGGTGACGGCGTGCGTGTGTTCTTCGGCGCCGATGCCGCGCCGCTCGAAGCATCGCATCTGCTGTTCGCAACAGGCCGCCGCCCGAACACCGACGATCTCGGTCTCGACGCGGCCGGCGTCAATGTCGATAAGCACGGCACGATTCCCGTCGACGGCCAGTTGCGCACCAACGTGCCCGGCGTGTGGGCGATCGGCGACGCGAACGGGCGCGGCGCGTTCACGCATACGTCTTACGACGATTATCAGATCGTGTCGGCGAATCTGTTCGACGGCGGCAAGCGCAGCGTCGACGACCGGATCATGGCGTATGCCGTGTTCGTCGATCCGCCGCTCGCGCGCGTCGGCATGTCCGAGCACGAGGTGCGCGCGAGCGGCCGCGACGCCCTGATCGCGACGATGCCGATGACCCGCGTCGGCCGGGCACGCGAGAAGGGCGAGACGGACGGCTTCATGAAAGTGCTGGTCGACAATGCGTCGAAGCAGATACTCGGTGCGACGATCTATGGCGTCGACGGCGACGAAGCGATTCACACGTTCATCGACATCATGACGGCGCGCGCGCCATACACGACGCTGCAGTTCGCGATGCATATCCACCCGACGATCAGCGAGCTGGTCCCAACGCTGCTCGACGGCCTTGCACCGCTGAAGTGA
- a CDS encoding cupin domain-containing protein: protein MQLQTGNLFSGEAKRDGEERIDMLVTGQRLNVERIVSMGHTSPDGFWYDDSRAEWVVLLSGAAVLEFEEDATLHDMRPGDYVLIDPHCRHRVAWTHEAEQTVWLAIYYEP from the coding sequence ATGCAACTGCAAACGGGCAATCTGTTCAGCGGAGAAGCGAAGCGCGACGGCGAAGAGCGAATCGACATGCTCGTTACGGGACAACGCCTGAACGTGGAGCGCATCGTGTCGATGGGGCATACGAGTCCCGATGGCTTCTGGTACGACGACTCGCGCGCCGAATGGGTGGTGCTGCTGTCGGGCGCGGCCGTGTTGGAATTCGAAGAAGACGCGACGCTGCACGACATGCGTCCCGGCGACTATGTGCTGATCGACCCGCATTGCCGGCATCGGGTTGCATGGACGCACGAGGCGGAGCAGACCGTCTGGCTGGCGATCTATTACGAACCATGA
- a CDS encoding TMEM175 family protein yields MGKGRIEAFSDGVIAIIITIMVLELKVPEGFDLEALRPVIPVFLAYVLSFLYVGIYWNNHHHMFHAVQRVTGGVLWANLHLLFWLSLMPAITHWIGESHLAAWPTALYGLDLFMCAIAYFILAHVLIRYHGPDSTLARALGRDRKGKLSVVIYLSGVVFAFIAPWVSVALYTFCALMWLVPDSRIEQLVKE; encoded by the coding sequence ATGGGTAAAGGACGAATCGAAGCCTTCAGCGATGGCGTGATCGCAATCATCATCACGATCATGGTCCTCGAACTCAAAGTGCCGGAGGGCTTCGATCTCGAAGCGCTGCGCCCCGTGATCCCCGTCTTTCTCGCCTATGTGCTGAGCTTTCTCTACGTCGGCATCTACTGGAACAACCATCATCACATGTTCCATGCCGTGCAGAGAGTGACGGGCGGCGTGCTGTGGGCGAACCTGCATCTGCTGTTCTGGCTGTCGCTGATGCCCGCCATTACCCACTGGATCGGCGAAAGCCATCTGGCCGCGTGGCCGACCGCGCTATACGGCCTCGATCTCTTCATGTGCGCGATTGCGTACTTCATTCTGGCGCATGTGCTGATCCGTTATCACGGCCCGGACTCGACGCTGGCGCGGGCGCTCGGCCGTGACCGCAAGGGCAAGCTGTCCGTCGTGATCTATCTGTCGGGCGTGGTGTTCGCGTTTATCGCACCGTGGGTGTCGGTGGCGCTCTATACGTTCTGCGCATTGATGTGGCTCGTGCCCGACAGCCGCATCGAACAGCTCGTCAAGGAATAG
- a CDS encoding metallophosphoesterase family protein, producing MTTRRTQSCRIGLISDTHNLVRPEALAWLAGCDAIVHAGDICNQAVLDALAAIAPLTVVRGNNDTGAWAASIPAHATLDVQQVKIFVVHDIADVPRNLREEGVRVVVTGHSHKPLIAERDGVLFVNPGSAGPRRFKLPISAGMLTIDGAHVQATLQTLTP from the coding sequence ATGACGACGCGCCGCACGCAATCTTGCCGTATCGGCCTGATTTCGGACACGCACAATCTCGTGCGTCCCGAGGCGCTGGCGTGGCTCGCGGGATGCGATGCAATCGTTCACGCGGGCGACATCTGCAATCAGGCGGTGCTCGATGCGCTCGCGGCCATTGCGCCGTTGACGGTCGTGCGCGGCAACAACGACACGGGCGCCTGGGCTGCGTCGATTCCGGCACACGCGACGCTCGACGTGCAACAGGTCAAGATCTTCGTCGTTCACGATATCGCCGATGTGCCGCGCAATCTGCGTGAAGAGGGCGTGCGCGTCGTCGTGACAGGGCATTCGCACAAGCCGCTGATCGCCGAGCGCGACGGCGTGCTGTTCGTCAATCCGGGCAGCGCGGGGCCGCGCCGCTTCAAGCTGCCGATCTCAGCGGGCATGCTGACGATCGACGGCGCCCATGTGCAGGCCACGCTGCAGACGCTGACGCCATAA